A single bacterium DNA region contains:
- a CDS encoding SUMF1/EgtB/PvdO family nonheme iron enzyme: MAEQQHTRADRSYIKIATRILESPEFSIGPHSIARVEPPSSVTSPMVDERPAAMYVISSGGLASRSREFLALFEGAPTEDALRFVLATSKDFKIKDPICIAPNKVFGNTGKAQANNIWSPEMFFEHLVKLPDHFGAQLRDVATVQRTDQFSIAYQEREVKVFDRTGKPSRLGNVGLAPYLETWLSAHKRKSPVMLLGERGAGKSWALLQFAETAYTLHRKNPWQHGLVFFIRLSDLANLVEESSAATSVVAQYILTRYPAVRFGFGGLALLGALLRTGHSVVCVDGFDEMDILPSNSQVRARLTALLILLSKSTRFILTCRPSHFASLGTLFAEKTWGSANVVETFEILDLVPFDRNRREAYVAMAVPAGQNMELARLEPLTGNVKKPDAIQRALSTCARHPGLLAYMVEKIQRIEKPIQLLAKGIEETFVNFNLIQSRTREDYYLRTKRKEKWVEQWIDLSKEQRMHLLSDIAWYMAERGTAVIDLANLPPRLRLWYNIENEALERDLRSQTVFELVETESTEDLDVASRTSESAEQEFDKTCQNLADSTSSDRVRTDMVRFTLRSDNCEAESNVGESSVCGGYFLARYIANRLLESGPSGSLAAEVRLQFLGRVPLGPQTAALLREILLNHDPSSISRLGVDAWRLLRGLAAREPFRVYSACYRHIVSNLEKIGALSQHHAAAIEPWIPEVRSIVVSPKRLQDYKMVLVPPPEYDISKKPFLLGVHEVTNQHYWRFLITPATSEDSDPTVQGHEWWVCRITIAGSDSASSQRSQNYDLTNEYHLFFWLPTDQASTNGERGDGPTYRPRLEMLWHPVSYVSWYAAAAYCDWLTNGERLPDGRRIARHYKQELFQALGRLNGRVQPEREKGAFRLPTKEEWLWAARGGHDIERPWEQFPYYLPREVREADPEHSTVIKDRDAWGRYKRAQDIMRDVLLDSGKAHTDVFLDEANDLGVSGLIGNVREWCHDTESVGVPSASAVSKRLILGATGYLGEATFNFNYCPPLNPQNTNPDVGFRVARSLLEAECRTLQTREEQIAALPEALTTIDTNNNL; this comes from the coding sequence ATGGCAGAGCAACAACACACGCGCGCAGACAGGTCTTATATCAAGATTGCCACCCGCATTTTGGAAAGCCCTGAGTTTTCTATCGGGCCGCATTCCATAGCCCGCGTTGAACCGCCGTCCTCGGTGACAAGTCCTATGGTCGATGAGCGGCCTGCCGCAATGTATGTGATCAGCAGTGGCGGGCTGGCTTCGCGCAGCCGTGAGTTTCTCGCTCTGTTCGAAGGCGCCCCGACTGAAGACGCACTTCGGTTTGTTTTGGCTACATCAAAAGACTTCAAGATCAAGGATCCGATCTGCATAGCCCCGAACAAAGTCTTCGGGAATACCGGCAAGGCACAAGCCAATAACATATGGAGTCCAGAGATGTTTTTTGAGCACCTTGTCAAGCTGCCTGATCACTTCGGCGCCCAGCTTCGGGACGTTGCCACGGTTCAGCGAACCGACCAGTTTTCGATCGCTTATCAGGAGCGCGAGGTGAAGGTGTTCGATAGAACTGGAAAACCATCGAGACTGGGGAACGTCGGACTGGCACCGTATTTGGAAACATGGTTGTCTGCACACAAGAGGAAATCGCCGGTTATGCTTCTTGGAGAGCGCGGTGCCGGCAAGAGTTGGGCTCTTCTCCAGTTCGCCGAGACGGCTTACACGCTGCATCGCAAGAACCCATGGCAGCACGGCCTCGTGTTCTTTATCAGGCTCAGCGATCTGGCCAACCTCGTCGAAGAGTCCAGCGCGGCTACGTCTGTGGTGGCACAGTACATCCTAACCAGGTATCCAGCAGTGCGTTTTGGGTTTGGCGGTCTGGCGCTATTGGGGGCACTCCTGCGGACAGGGCATTCCGTGGTTTGCGTCGATGGATTCGATGAGATGGATATACTTCCGAGCAACTCTCAGGTGCGGGCGCGACTAACTGCTTTGTTGATCCTGCTTTCCAAGTCAACTCGGTTCATTCTCACTTGCCGACCCAGCCACTTCGCGTCGCTCGGGACTCTGTTCGCCGAAAAGACGTGGGGTTCAGCCAACGTGGTCGAAACATTCGAGATTTTGGACTTGGTTCCCTTTGACAGGAACCGAAGGGAAGCATATGTGGCTATGGCTGTGCCTGCAGGCCAGAACATGGAACTTGCACGATTGGAGCCATTGACCGGCAACGTAAAGAAACCTGACGCCATTCAGCGGGCGCTATCCACCTGCGCTCGGCACCCCGGCCTTCTCGCCTACATGGTTGAGAAGATTCAACGAATTGAAAAGCCCATCCAACTTCTAGCTAAAGGTATCGAAGAGACATTCGTTAACTTCAACCTCATTCAGTCGCGGACACGCGAGGACTACTATCTTAGGACCAAGCGAAAAGAGAAATGGGTGGAACAATGGATCGATTTGTCTAAGGAGCAGCGGATGCACCTGCTCTCGGACATAGCTTGGTACATGGCGGAGCGAGGAACGGCGGTAATCGACTTGGCAAACCTGCCTCCCCGTTTGCGGCTCTGGTATAATATCGAGAACGAGGCATTGGAAAGGGACCTTCGCTCACAGACGGTCTTCGAACTGGTTGAGACAGAAAGCACAGAGGACCTTGACGTTGCGTCTCGCACGTCAGAATCGGCAGAACAGGAATTTGACAAGACTTGCCAGAATCTCGCTGATTCGACATCCTCTGACCGGGTTCGGACAGATATGGTTAGGTTTACGCTCCGAAGCGATAACTGTGAGGCGGAAAGCAACGTCGGCGAATCATCGGTTTGCGGAGGCTATTTTCTAGCACGTTATATTGCGAATCGACTTCTCGAGTCTGGCCCGAGCGGATCGTTAGCTGCCGAAGTCCGGCTGCAGTTCTTAGGAAGGGTGCCGCTTGGGCCACAGACTGCTGCACTGTTGCGTGAGATTCTCTTGAACCACGATCCCTCCAGCATCAGTCGGTTAGGAGTTGATGCGTGGCGATTGCTCAGGGGCCTCGCGGCAAGAGAACCTTTTCGCGTGTATTCGGCATGTTATCGCCACATTGTGTCCAATCTTGAGAAGATTGGTGCGTTATCGCAACACCACGCGGCAGCCATCGAGCCGTGGATTCCGGAAGTTCGCAGTATTGTGGTATCGCCAAAACGACTGCAAGATTACAAAATGGTTTTAGTTCCACCCCCTGAGTATGACATCTCGAAAAAGCCGTTTCTTCTGGGCGTCCATGAAGTCACTAATCAGCACTACTGGCGGTTTCTAATAACGCCGGCCACGTCGGAAGATTCAGACCCGACGGTGCAAGGGCACGAATGGTGGGTCTGCCGCATAACGATTGCTGGCAGCGACAGTGCTTCCTCTCAGCGATCACAGAATTACGATCTGACCAATGAGTACCACCTGTTCTTTTGGTTGCCGACCGACCAAGCTTCGACCAATGGCGAAAGAGGGGACGGTCCTACCTATCGACCGCGTTTGGAGATGCTATGGCATCCCGTGTCATATGTCAGTTGGTATGCGGCTGCAGCGTATTGCGACTGGCTTACCAATGGCGAGCGATTGCCTGATGGAAGACGAATTGCACGCCACTATAAACAGGAGTTGTTTCAAGCCTTAGGCCGGCTCAATGGCCGTGTTCAACCAGAACGAGAGAAAGGGGCATTCAGGTTGCCAACGAAAGAGGAATGGCTATGGGCGGCCCGGGGTGGCCACGACATCGAACGTCCATGGGAGCAGTTTCCGTATTATCTTCCTCGCGAGGTCAGAGAGGCCGACCCGGAGCACAGCACCGTAATCAAGGATCGCGATGCATGGGGGCGATACAAGCGCGCGCAGGATATTATGCGCGACGTCCTCCTCGATTCAGGCAAGGCACACACAGATGTGTTTCTTGACGAAGCCAACGACTTGGGGGTATCCGGCTTGATCGGGAATGTGCGAGAATGGTGCCACGATACGGAGTCGGTGGGCGTTCCTTCTGCAAGCGCCGTTTCGAAACGATTGATTCTCGGTGCGACCGGATACCTCGGAGAGGCAACCTTCAATTTCAATTACTGCCCTCCTCTTAATCCACAGAACACCAATCCAGACGTGGGTTTTCGGGTTGCGCGATCACTTCTTGAAGCGGAGTGCCGCACTCTGCAAACCCGTGAGGAGCAGATCGCTGCGCTTCCAGAAGCACTAACCACCATTGATACAAACAATAACCTATGA
- a CDS encoding metallophosphoesterase, whose product MKEIYRILHISDLHRTEDHEFSAPELVEGLVSDIGSFLHKNDDVGKYVDAVVFSGDCVNQGSSFEEFSETIAFLFRLYQALLPQRFKKEDFSRLVIVPGNHDVDWQFTTAAACETQDEVEGPEHQWTENGTTCYFKKSEYRKKFDNFARLLSECTRQAWTKDFSQQFLQYPLLEPDEATHCPGLVAIGVNTAFRGNHHDRKIAAINLDVVGEVKKLLREKHQPDRWRRILVQHHPYTDTAEGPSDHVFDQSAANLLEEFNMVLHGHTHQHQPKEQHQLGGRKIPIIGAGTLFAGSNQLPRAIGHEYNLITLNLASGQGQVFPRQRDNVGAPWRPDNRWTQSGKDRYEVQLQPTSHPRSTSPEPQAPPLQPSEPVPRFADADRSSLFKPFLDLAKDRDVIFVLGGVGSGLNTFLHQFESSLDAFPVLRIKADFDETLFETIRQARIDHADGMKKYVRGPLGLDRLELKCLFATLAYVTHRALCQDAQAAGLVDAVISKELAEEPVKFAHWYFVSSRVMDHAELLPIVTYFFQTLERMACAIDQKVVVLMPWKALARCLETRAPDDLKKIAKELWQALGSVVKPQQKYEHVCFVVGVGEIALEYARLEKAAVARCVWPLPPLNNQETQLLLEAVCPPLDRDHNAESVALLVEWTGGVPWLTRVVLSLLQTEFARHDPVKVDVEAAKRMLDASLRATEVALTNGGREPIRKDVEKYVGAIQLALGDGQTTDYQIVDAWRAASHKRNRGYDIDSPRIEAFVASGLVWLDGNPWDSKAQDYVFRRYPTVYFKPASRLAEVIYRHVTDQQIRD is encoded by the coding sequence ATGAAAGAGATTTACCGTATTCTCCACATCTCGGATCTCCACAGAACCGAAGACCACGAGTTTAGCGCTCCGGAACTTGTCGAAGGCCTCGTGAGTGATATTGGCAGTTTCCTTCACAAGAATGACGATGTTGGTAAGTATGTTGATGCCGTAGTCTTTTCGGGTGATTGCGTCAATCAAGGATCTAGCTTCGAGGAGTTCTCCGAGACAATAGCGTTCCTATTTCGGTTATATCAAGCGCTTCTCCCACAGCGCTTCAAAAAGGAAGACTTTTCGCGACTGGTCATAGTGCCCGGCAACCACGATGTGGACTGGCAGTTCACCACGGCTGCCGCGTGTGAGACTCAGGATGAAGTTGAGGGGCCGGAACACCAGTGGACTGAAAACGGAACAACGTGTTATTTTAAGAAATCTGAATATCGTAAGAAGTTTGACAATTTTGCGAGGCTGCTGTCGGAATGTACCCGACAAGCATGGACAAAGGATTTCAGTCAGCAGTTTCTCCAATACCCACTTCTTGAACCAGACGAAGCGACTCACTGTCCCGGTCTTGTCGCCATCGGCGTGAATACAGCTTTTCGCGGTAACCATCACGACCGCAAGATTGCAGCGATCAATCTTGATGTCGTCGGCGAAGTCAAGAAGCTGTTGCGTGAAAAGCATCAACCTGACCGATGGAGGCGGATCCTCGTCCAGCATCACCCCTACACAGATACGGCAGAAGGACCCTCTGATCATGTTTTTGACCAGAGCGCAGCGAACCTCCTGGAAGAATTCAACATGGTTTTGCATGGTCACACACACCAGCATCAGCCTAAAGAGCAGCATCAACTGGGCGGTCGGAAAATCCCGATCATCGGCGCTGGAACTCTGTTCGCCGGATCGAATCAGCTACCACGTGCGATTGGCCACGAATACAATTTGATCACCCTCAATCTAGCGTCAGGCCAAGGTCAGGTATTCCCGCGCCAGCGGGACAATGTTGGCGCACCTTGGCGTCCAGACAACAGGTGGACACAGAGTGGAAAGGACCGCTACGAAGTGCAGTTGCAGCCTACGTCTCATCCGCGATCAACTTCTCCAGAACCTCAAGCGCCGCCATTACAGCCGTCGGAGCCTGTCCCGAGGTTTGCCGACGCTGATCGGTCGTCGCTCTTCAAGCCTTTTCTCGATCTGGCCAAAGACCGAGACGTGATATTTGTTCTTGGCGGTGTCGGTTCGGGGCTTAACACCTTCCTCCATCAGTTCGAATCCTCTCTCGACGCTTTCCCAGTTCTCAGAATTAAGGCTGATTTCGACGAGACACTGTTCGAGACCATACGGCAGGCACGCATTGACCACGCGGACGGGATGAAGAAATACGTAAGAGGGCCGCTAGGGCTGGACCGTTTGGAACTGAAGTGCCTGTTCGCTACGCTTGCATACGTAACGCATCGTGCGCTTTGCCAAGACGCGCAAGCCGCTGGACTAGTTGACGCCGTAATATCGAAGGAACTGGCTGAAGAACCTGTGAAGTTTGCACATTGGTACTTCGTGTCTTCGAGAGTGATGGATCATGCTGAGCTTCTGCCGATTGTGACATACTTCTTTCAAACGTTGGAAAGAATGGCGTGCGCAATTGATCAAAAAGTCGTCGTGCTGATGCCTTGGAAGGCTCTCGCACGCTGTTTGGAGACCCGTGCCCCAGATGACCTGAAGAAGATTGCCAAAGAGCTATGGCAGGCGCTGGGTTCGGTCGTAAAACCCCAGCAGAAATATGAGCACGTTTGTTTTGTGGTTGGCGTCGGCGAAATTGCACTGGAGTATGCGAGGCTCGAAAAGGCTGCTGTGGCTCGATGTGTGTGGCCACTTCCACCGTTGAATAATCAAGAGACTCAACTCCTTCTAGAAGCCGTATGCCCCCCGCTTGATCGCGACCATAACGCTGAATCCGTCGCCTTGTTGGTCGAATGGACTGGTGGTGTGCCTTGGTTGACCCGCGTCGTTTTGAGTTTGCTTCAAACAGAGTTCGCTCGTCACGATCCGGTCAAGGTGGACGTGGAAGCAGCAAAACGGATGCTCGATGCGAGTCTGCGAGCCACCGAAGTCGCGCTGACGAATGGTGGCAGGGAGCCCATTCGCAAGGACGTGGAGAAGTACGTCGGGGCGATACAACTCGCGTTAGGCGACGGGCAGACAACGGATTATCAGATTGTGGACGCTTGGAGAGCCGCGTCACATAAGCGCAACCGAGGATACGACATCGACTCTCCGCGAATCGAAGCATTTGTCGCGTCCGGTCTTGTTTGGCTTGACGGAAATCCTTGGGATTCAAAAGCTCAAGATTACGTCTTCCGGAGGTATCCGACAGTTTACTTCAAACCTGCATCGAGGCTCGCAGAAGTGATTTACAGGCATGTGACCGACCAGCAAATTAGAGACTAG
- a CDS encoding NUDIX hydrolase, whose product MRRRKEFECSKSTLIFTYVKKHWKTLGSRLIYENSWIRLREDQVEQPGRPARPFSVVEFKGGVGIVALDSRGRCVLVGQFRYPLGRFSWEIPKGAFPSFDQKNRNPLETAKRELVEETGLSAARWDSLALVHTLLGSTDDEVSLFCARELTAGTPEFEVVEDISVKWVTIPAFWDMVASQEVTDATSIAAIGLCVQRGLSP is encoded by the coding sequence ATGCGCCGTCGTAAAGAGTTTGAGTGCAGCAAGTCGACTCTGATATTTACCTACGTGAAGAAACACTGGAAAACACTGGGCAGTCGCCTAATCTATGAGAACTCGTGGATTCGACTGCGAGAAGATCAGGTAGAACAACCGGGACGACCTGCGAGACCGTTCTCTGTCGTCGAGTTCAAGGGAGGGGTTGGAATCGTTGCATTGGACTCCAGAGGACGGTGCGTGCTTGTCGGGCAGTTTCGGTATCCATTGGGGCGCTTCTCGTGGGAAATCCCTAAAGGTGCCTTCCCCAGTTTTGATCAGAAGAATCGGAATCCGTTAGAAACGGCTAAGAGAGAACTCGTAGAAGAGACCGGCCTGTCTGCCGCACGGTGGGATTCACTGGCCCTTGTACATACCCTGCTCGGTTCAACAGATGATGAGGTTTCACTATTCTGCGCTCGGGAATTGACCGCAGGGACACCGGAATTTGAAGTGGTTGAAGACATTAGCGTAAAGTGGGTAACGATTCCTGCGTTTTGGGACATGGTCGCCTCACAAGAGGTTACCGACGCAACCTCGATCGCTGCAATTGGATTGTGCGTCCAGCGCGGGTTGTCGCCGTGA
- a CDS encoding sugar phosphate nucleotidyltransferase: protein MTTQARQSLRSVQGSSRRAASGIRTAVFLLGGRGIRMWPLTLAVPKGLLPVGSRSLLHFAMAEAGACGIKKFVLVVDSAATASALKRANLLSATYQSRGHKEANRTVREWLWLVDRIVAIVWPDPRLPSGLAAGLLTVERIVKDDWFTVLSVDDLVLDAAQGLPREMAIWKTNRHWVIGLTRLKREQFAEFGVAKAKRRLDGCYDVINAQEKPGWHLGYRGFGIVGRYIVDQSIFQRIRECRADTLAERSQARFHITRCLDHEALRGNLLGAMVSNSYFHTGTMKGYLAAWRHYLRACAEDAPS from the coding sequence ATGACGACACAAGCACGGCAATCTCTGCGATCTGTTCAGGGTTCCTCCCGCCGCGCGGCTAGTGGAATTAGAACGGCGGTATTTCTCCTGGGTGGGAGGGGAATTCGCATGTGGCCTTTGACGCTAGCGGTTCCCAAGGGTTTACTTCCTGTCGGTTCCCGCTCGCTGCTTCATTTCGCGATGGCCGAAGCGGGCGCTTGTGGAATCAAGAAATTCGTTCTTGTTGTTGATAGTGCGGCAACGGCTAGTGCTCTCAAGCGAGCAAATCTGCTATCGGCGACTTACCAGTCTCGTGGTCATAAAGAAGCAAACCGGACGGTTCGAGAATGGCTTTGGCTGGTGGACCGAATTGTCGCGATAGTCTGGCCCGACCCCCGCCTCCCTAGCGGGCTGGCAGCTGGGCTGTTGACGGTCGAACGCATTGTCAAAGATGATTGGTTTACAGTTCTGTCAGTTGATGATCTAGTTCTTGATGCTGCTCAGGGGTTGCCGCGAGAGATGGCCATTTGGAAAACAAACAGACACTGGGTCATCGGACTTACTCGTCTCAAGCGCGAACAGTTTGCTGAATTCGGAGTCGCCAAAGCAAAGCGACGGCTGGATGGTTGCTACGACGTAATCAACGCCCAGGAAAAGCCCGGGTGGCATCTGGGTTACAGAGGATTCGGTATTGTTGGGCGCTACATTGTTGACCAGTCCATCTTTCAACGCATCAGAGAATGTCGAGCGGATACATTGGCGGAACGGTCACAAGCGAGGTTTCATATTACAAGGTGTTTGGACCACGAGGCGCTTCGTGGCAACCTGCTTGGCGCCATGGTCAGCAATAGCTATTTCCACACAGGCACTATGAAAGGCTATCTGGCAGCATGGCGACACTACCTCAGGGCTTGCGCTGAAGATGCGCCGTCGTAA